A genomic window from Etheostoma spectabile isolate EspeVRDwgs_2016 chromosome 13, UIUC_Espe_1.0, whole genome shotgun sequence includes:
- the vps26c gene encoding vacuolar protein sorting-associated protein 26C, producing MSVTLDIRLKRANKVYREGEVVAGVILLVCKEALQHHGISLSMEGLVNLQLSSKSVGVFEAFYNSVKPIQLISSNIEVAKAGKIPGGKTEIPFEFPLNTKGNKVLYETYHGVFVNIQYTLRCDMKRPLLAKDLSRNCEFIVHCQPQKAKVVPTPVQFTITPDTLHNTRERSLLPKFLVRGHLDATNCVISQPLTGEVVVENSNVPIKSIELQLVRVETCGCAEGYARDATEIQNIQIAEGDVCHGLPIPIYMVFPRLFTCPTLETTNFKVEFEVNVVIVLHDDHLITENFPLKLCRI from the exons ATGAGCGTCACGTTGGATATAAGACTGAAAAGAGCGAACAAAGTTTACCGTGAAGGG GAAGTGGTGGCCGGGGTCATCCTGCTGGTGTGTAAGGAGGCGCTGCAGCACCACGGCATCTCCCTGAGCATGGAGGGGCTGGTGAACCTGCAGCTCAGCTCCAAGAGCGTCGGCGTCTTCGAGGCTTTCTACAACTCTGTCAAG CCCATCCAGCTGATCAGCAGTAACATCGAGGTGGCCAAGGCAGGAAAGATCCCAGGAGGCAAGACTGAAATCCCCTTTGAGTTCCCTCTGAACACGAAAGGAAACAAAGTGCTGTACGAAACCTACCACGGCGTCTTCGTCAACATTCAG TACACCCTCCGCTGCGACATGAAGCGCCCCCTGCTGGCCAAAGACCTGAGCAGGAACTGTGAGTTCATCGTGCACTGTCAG cCTCAGAAAGCTAAAGTTGTCCCCACTCCCGTTCAGTTCACCATCACTCCAGATACGCTGCACAACACCCGGGAG AGGAGTTTACTGCCAAAGTTTCTGGTCCGAGGCCATTTAGACGCCACCAACTGTGTCATCAGCCAGCCGCTGACCGGAGAGGTGGTGGTGGAGAACTCCAACGTCCCCATAAAGAGTATTGAACTGCAGCTCGTGCGAGTAGAGACCTGTG GTTGTGCTGAGGGTTACGCCAGAGATGCCACGGAGATCCAGAACATCCAGATAGCGGAAGGCGATGTCTGCCACGGCCTCCCTATTCCCATCTACATGGTGTTCCCCAGGCTGTTCACCTGCCCCACGCTGGAGACCACCAACTTCAAAGTCG AGTTTGAAGTCAACGTTGTCATCGTGCTTCATGATGATCACCTCATCACGGAGAACTTCCCTCTGAAGCTGTGCAGAATCTGA